A region of Paraburkholderia sp. BL23I1N1 DNA encodes the following proteins:
- a CDS encoding alpha/beta hydrolase — MDAFKPLYSFVPADSGPAQATSTALDVTDVQIGGHAQDITLRLYRQPQKTALPVLLYFHGGGFTKGSIDQADYAARYFAEHLPALVVSVGYSLAPQFPFPAAPEDAHRAALWVQTRARAFGGNSKKVGVAGHDAGGQLANCLAFIARDRGDVQIVAQALFGPMLDPSLTRLGDEKRLGSDITAKECAACYRAYLPQASQRMHPYAAPLESSRLAGLPATLIATAQNDVLHVEAEKYASSLIDAGVLTQVVRYPSISHAALADHPPALQEAVRFFQWRFDARAHR, encoded by the coding sequence ATGGATGCATTTAAACCGCTGTACTCCTTTGTGCCCGCCGACAGCGGCCCGGCACAGGCAACCAGCACGGCACTCGACGTCACAGACGTGCAGATAGGAGGGCACGCACAGGACATTACGTTGCGTTTGTACCGGCAGCCACAAAAAACCGCACTGCCGGTACTGCTTTATTTTCACGGCGGCGGTTTTACCAAGGGCTCGATCGACCAGGCCGACTACGCCGCGCGTTATTTCGCAGAACACTTACCGGCTCTGGTCGTCTCGGTCGGTTATTCGCTGGCGCCGCAGTTCCCGTTTCCGGCGGCGCCCGAAGACGCACATCGCGCGGCGCTGTGGGTGCAAACACGAGCACGCGCGTTTGGCGGGAATAGCAAGAAGGTTGGCGTAGCCGGCCACGATGCGGGCGGCCAGCTGGCCAACTGCCTCGCTTTCATCGCCCGTGATCGCGGCGACGTGCAGATCGTCGCCCAGGCGCTGTTCGGACCGATGCTCGATCCGAGCCTCACACGCCTCGGCGACGAAAAGCGACTGGGCTCGGACATCACCGCGAAGGAATGCGCGGCGTGTTATCGCGCGTATCTGCCGCAAGCGTCGCAACGCATGCATCCGTATGCCGCGCCGCTCGAATCGTCGCGCCTCGCGGGCTTGCCGGCCACGCTGATCGCGACGGCGCAAAACGATGTGCTGCATGTGGAAGCGGAGAAATACGCGAGCAGTCTGATCGACGCGGGTGTGCTGACCCAGGTGGTCCGCTATCCCAGCATCTCGCACGCCGCGTTGGCCGACCATCCGCCTGCATTGCAGGAGGCGGTGAGATTTTTTCAGTGGCGCTTCGATGCACGCGCCCATCGCTGA
- a CDS encoding LysR family transcriptional regulator, whose amino-acid sequence MDRLQAMQVFTRVVDTNSFTRAAETLDLPRASVTTIIQNLEAFLGTRLMHRTTRRLSLTPDGAAYYERCVRILADVEETEASFQSGNKKPHGKLRIDMPGSIGRLLVIPSLCEFHTRYPDIDLQLGLTDRPVDLLQEGVDCVVRVGALQDSSLVARRIGLFEGVTCASPDYIKRAGMPTSLEDLDNHKAVNYFSSRTGRTIDWAFMVDGKEIEVKMKSIVSVNDADAYVTCGLESFGLIQPALFMVLPHLRSGQLVEVLPELKPLPMPISAVYPHSRHLSPKVRVFVDWIAELFDRCPLLSGRGSLDAMCTKRTFEERESAPMLDTPVITEWVA is encoded by the coding sequence ATGGACCGGCTTCAGGCCATGCAAGTGTTCACGCGCGTCGTCGACACCAACAGCTTTACCCGCGCAGCGGAAACGCTCGACCTGCCGCGCGCGTCGGTTACCACCATCATTCAGAACCTCGAAGCGTTCCTCGGCACGCGTCTGATGCATCGGACCACGCGGCGTTTGTCGCTGACGCCGGACGGCGCCGCGTACTACGAACGCTGCGTGCGCATCCTCGCGGACGTCGAAGAGACCGAGGCCAGCTTCCAGAGCGGCAATAAGAAGCCGCACGGCAAGTTGCGCATCGACATGCCGGGATCGATCGGGCGATTGCTGGTGATCCCTTCGCTGTGTGAATTCCACACGCGTTACCCGGACATCGATCTGCAACTCGGATTGACGGACCGGCCCGTCGACCTGTTGCAGGAAGGCGTGGATTGCGTGGTGCGTGTGGGTGCGCTACAGGATTCGTCGCTGGTTGCGCGACGTATCGGTTTGTTCGAGGGCGTGACATGCGCGTCCCCCGACTACATCAAGCGCGCGGGCATGCCGACTTCGCTCGAGGATCTCGACAATCACAAAGCAGTCAATTATTTCTCGAGCCGCACGGGGCGCACGATTGATTGGGCCTTCATGGTTGATGGCAAAGAAATCGAAGTGAAGATGAAGAGCATTGTGTCGGTGAACGACGCCGATGCCTACGTAACTTGCGGACTGGAAAGCTTCGGCCTGATTCAGCCGGCGCTCTTCATGGTGCTTCCGCATCTGCGTTCGGGTCAGCTGGTTGAAGTGCTGCCGGAGCTGAAACCTTTGCCGATGCCGATTTCCGCAGTCTATCCGCACAGTCGGCATCTGTCGCCTAAAGTCCGTGTTTTCGTAGACTGGATTGCCGAACTGTTTGACCGCTGCCCGTTGCTAAGCGGACGTGGCAGTCTCGACGCGATGTGCACGAAACGTACTTTCGAAGAGCGTGAATCTGCTCCGATGCTCGATACGCCGGTGATAACGGAATGGGTTGCTTGA
- a CDS encoding DUF4148 domain-containing protein, with protein MKRNLLAGLVVSLLASAPVFAQSNGGGGIGHAGTYQTQPAPTTVGKTRAEVQAELVAAYRDGSLASLNRTSYPNKGLIGQTQAARIALQEGNGGDVTRVANGQ; from the coding sequence ATGAAACGCAATCTCTTAGCAGGTCTAGTTGTTTCGCTGCTTGCCAGCGCGCCGGTGTTTGCGCAAAGCAATGGCGGCGGGGGCATTGGCCATGCGGGCACATATCAAACGCAACCGGCGCCGACGACTGTCGGTAAAACTCGTGCTGAAGTTCAGGCTGAGTTGGTGGCTGCGTATCGCGACGGGTCGCTGGCTTCGTTGAATCGGACGTCGTATCCGAATAAAGGTTTGATTGGTCAGACGCAGGCTGCGCGCATCGCACTGCAGGAAGGTAACGGCGGCGATGTGACTCGCGTTGCCAACGGGCAGTAA
- a CDS encoding efflux RND transporter periplasmic adaptor subunit — protein MTILPLSRRRVAIAALVVIVVAGLGTFGAIRVDASSPAAPTIVPEVDVATVVQKTITDWQSYSGRLEAVEKVDVRSQVPGTIVSVNFKDGALVKKGDTLFVIDPRPYAAEVDRAEAQVAAAQARTGYTQSDWERAQRLIADNAIAKRDYDEKQNAAREASANLKAAQAAVETARINLGYTKIVAPVSGRVSRAEITVGNVVSAGASSAPLTTLVSVSPIYASFDVDEQTYLQYLSRAKDGRKVPVDLGLADESGYSRNGTIESVDNRLDTSSGTIRVRARFDNEDGALIPGLYARVKVGGSEPHPALLIDDAAVGTDQDKKFVLVVDQSNHVVYREVQVGSMQGNLRVVKGGLQATDRIVVNGIQRVRPGDAVRAHMVPMTADQDPNSAPLAQTRAKAADKNS, from the coding sequence ATGACTATCCTTCCTCTTTCCCGTCGCCGTGTGGCGATTGCCGCGCTAGTCGTCATCGTCGTGGCAGGACTGGGCACGTTCGGCGCGATTCGCGTCGACGCGAGCTCGCCCGCTGCGCCCACCATCGTGCCGGAAGTCGATGTGGCCACCGTGGTGCAAAAGACCATCACCGACTGGCAAAGCTATTCGGGCCGCCTCGAAGCCGTCGAAAAAGTGGACGTCCGTTCGCAGGTGCCGGGCACGATCGTGTCCGTCAACTTCAAGGACGGCGCACTCGTGAAGAAAGGCGACACGCTGTTCGTGATCGACCCGCGTCCGTACGCGGCCGAAGTGGACCGCGCCGAAGCACAGGTCGCGGCGGCGCAGGCGCGTACGGGCTACACGCAAAGCGATTGGGAGCGTGCGCAGCGCCTGATCGCCGACAACGCGATCGCCAAGCGCGATTACGACGAGAAGCAGAACGCCGCGCGCGAAGCGAGTGCCAACCTGAAGGCCGCGCAAGCCGCCGTCGAAACCGCGCGCATCAATCTGGGCTACACGAAGATCGTCGCGCCGGTGTCGGGCCGTGTCTCGCGTGCGGAAATCACGGTGGGCAACGTGGTGTCCGCGGGGGCAAGCTCGGCGCCGCTGACCACGCTGGTGTCGGTTTCGCCGATCTACGCTTCGTTCGACGTCGACGAACAAACCTACCTGCAATACCTGAGCCGCGCGAAAGATGGCCGCAAGGTGCCGGTGGACCTGGGTCTGGCGGATGAAAGCGGCTACTCGCGCAACGGCACGATCGAATCGGTCGACAACCGGCTGGATACCTCGTCCGGCACGATCCGGGTGCGCGCGCGTTTCGATAATGAGGACGGTGCATTGATCCCGGGTCTGTATGCGCGCGTGAAGGTCGGCGGCAGCGAGCCGCATCCGGCACTGCTGATCGACGACGCCGCGGTGGGCACCGATCAGGACAAGAAGTTCGTGCTGGTGGTCGATCAGAGCAATCACGTCGTCTATCGCGAAGTGCAGGTGGGCTCCATGCAAGGCAACCTGCGCGTCGTCAAGGGCGGATTGCAGGCGACCGACCGCATTGTCGTGAACGGTATCCAGCGTGTGCGTCCGGGCGATGCAGTCCGCGCTCACATGGTGCCGATGACCGCCGATCAGGACCCGAACAGCGCGCCGCTTGCACAAACGCGAGCAAAAGCAGCTGACAAGAATTCGTGA
- a CDS encoding aldo/keto reductase — protein sequence MDYVKLGRTGLDVSRLCLGCMSYGVPARGTHPWSLDDEAARPFIKQALDHGINFFDTANVYSDGTSEEIVGRALKDFAKRHEIVLATKVNSRMHPGPNGAGLSRKAIMAEIDNSLRRLGTDYVDLYQIHRWDYGTPIEETMEALHDVMKAGKARYIGASSMYAWQFAKALHVAERHGWTRFVTMQNYVNLLYREEEREMLPLCENEGIGVIPWSPLARGRLTRDWNTESARSETDEFGRTLYAHTEDADRRIVERVSQIASERGVPRAQVALAWVLQKKPVAAPIVGATKLDHLDDAVAALSLNLSADEIRQLEELYVPHAVAGFK from the coding sequence ATGGATTATGTGAAACTCGGCCGCACCGGCCTCGATGTATCGCGTCTTTGTCTCGGCTGCATGAGCTACGGCGTGCCCGCTCGCGGCACCCACCCCTGGTCGCTCGACGATGAAGCGGCCCGCCCCTTTATCAAGCAGGCGCTCGACCACGGCATCAATTTCTTCGACACCGCCAACGTCTATTCGGACGGCACCAGCGAAGAAATCGTCGGCCGCGCGCTGAAGGACTTTGCGAAGCGCCACGAGATCGTGCTGGCTACCAAGGTGAATAGCCGCATGCATCCGGGCCCGAACGGCGCGGGCCTGTCGCGCAAGGCGATCATGGCGGAAATCGACAACAGCCTGAGACGCCTCGGCACGGATTACGTCGATCTGTATCAGATCCACCGCTGGGACTACGGCACGCCGATCGAAGAAACCATGGAGGCGCTGCACGACGTCATGAAAGCAGGCAAGGCGCGCTATATCGGTGCGTCGTCAATGTACGCGTGGCAGTTCGCCAAGGCGTTACACGTCGCAGAACGCCATGGCTGGACGCGTTTCGTGACGATGCAGAACTACGTGAACCTGCTGTACCGCGAGGAAGAGCGCGAGATGCTGCCGCTGTGCGAAAACGAAGGTATCGGCGTGATTCCGTGGAGCCCGCTGGCACGCGGACGCCTGACGCGCGACTGGAACACCGAAAGCGCACGCTCGGAGACCGACGAATTCGGGCGCACGCTATACGCGCATACCGAAGACGCGGATCGCCGGATCGTGGAGCGCGTCAGCCAGATTGCCAGCGAACGCGGCGTGCCGCGCGCGCAAGTCGCGCTAGCGTGGGTGTTGCAGAAGAAGCCGGTCGCCGCGCCCATCGTCGGCGCAACGAAACTGGATCACCTGGACGACGCGGTCGCGGCATTGTCGTTGAACCTGAG
- the ltrA gene encoding group II intron reverse transcriptase/maturase — protein sequence MNNAKPFCISRRAVWEAYKQVKANRGAAGVDRQSMTEFEADLKNNLYRIWNRMSSGSYLPPPVLRVDIPKDGGAGTRPLGMPTISDRIAQTVVKRYLEPLVEPVFHNDSYGYRPGRSAHQALEMARQRCWNHDWVLDLDIKNFFGSIDWELMMRAVRCHTDCAWVLLYIERWLKAPVHMPDGTVVKPEKGTPQGGVVSPVLANLFLHYAFDRWMQKSYPDVPFERYADDAICHCKSEAQARRLKQELEARLAECKLDLHPEKTKIVYCKQANRRADYPICQFDFLGYTFRPRSVMNRMGKLSVGFTPAVSNKAARAMRQEMRRKGLLRRYDLDLNELADQTRPILRGWMQYYGRFTRSALAKALRAVDAALVHWAQRKYKSLQRRQARAWVWLAGVKSRQPGLFAHWGIEATVGR from the coding sequence GTGAATAACGCAAAGCCGTTTTGTATTTCCAGGCGAGCGGTGTGGGAGGCGTATAAGCAAGTGAAGGCCAACCGCGGGGCGGCGGGTGTGGACAGGCAGTCGATGACGGAATTCGAGGCAGATCTGAAGAACAATCTGTATCGAATCTGGAATCGGATGTCGTCTGGCAGCTACCTTCCGCCGCCGGTCTTGCGGGTTGACATACCAAAGGACGGGGGTGCAGGGACGAGACCGTTGGGAATGCCAACGATTTCAGATCGCATCGCCCAGACGGTGGTCAAGCGATATCTGGAGCCGCTTGTGGAGCCGGTGTTCCACAACGATTCGTACGGATATCGTCCCGGACGGTCGGCGCATCAGGCGCTCGAAATGGCCCGGCAGCGATGCTGGAACCATGACTGGGTGCTGGACCTCGACATCAAGAATTTCTTTGGTAGTATTGATTGGGAACTCATGATGCGAGCGGTGCGCTGCCATACGGACTGTGCGTGGGTGCTGCTGTATATCGAGCGCTGGCTCAAGGCGCCGGTGCACATGCCGGACGGGACCGTAGTGAAACCGGAGAAGGGCACCCCGCAGGGTGGTGTCGTTAGTCCGGTGCTGGCGAATCTGTTTCTTCACTATGCGTTCGACCGGTGGATGCAAAAGTCCTATCCGGACGTGCCGTTCGAGCGTTACGCCGATGACGCCATTTGCCACTGCAAGAGCGAAGCGCAGGCTCGGCGGCTCAAGCAGGAACTGGAGGCGCGGCTTGCGGAGTGCAAGCTGGATCTGCATCCAGAAAAGACCAAAATCGTGTACTGCAAGCAGGCCAACAGGCGTGCCGACTATCCGATCTGTCAGTTCGACTTCCTGGGCTATACGTTCAGACCGCGAAGTGTCATGAACCGGATGGGTAAGCTGTCCGTAGGTTTCACTCCGGCCGTAAGCAACAAGGCAGCCCGCGCGATGCGTCAGGAGATGCGCCGCAAGGGGCTGTTGCGTCGATACGATCTGGATCTGAATGAACTGGCGGACCAAACACGCCCGATCCTGCGAGGTTGGATGCAGTACTACGGGCGGTTCACTCGCTCTGCGCTCGCCAAGGCACTGCGTGCGGTCGATGCTGCACTGGTGCACTGGGCGCAACGGAAATACAAGTCTCTCCAGCGACGTCAGGCACGGGCATGGGTCTGGCTGGCGGGGGTCAAATCTCGCCAGCCGGGCTTGTTCGCCCACTGGGGTATAGAGGCGACGGTTGGGCGATAG
- a CDS encoding efflux RND transporter permease subunit — translation MNISKFFIDRPIFAGVLSVLILLGGIISLFKLPISEYPEVVPPSVVVHAQYPGANPKVIAEAVAAPLEEQINGVENMLYMQSQANSDGNLTLTVTFKLGTNPDLATQLVQNRVNQALPRLPEDVQRLGITTIKSSPTLTMVVHLISPNNRYDMTYLRNYALLNVKDRLARIQGVGEVQLWGSGDYAMRVWLDPQKVAQRGLTATEVVNAIREQNIQVAAGVIGASPSVPGTQLQLSVNARGRLKTEGEFGDIIVKTTPDGGVTYLRDIARVELAASEYGLRSLLDNKPAVALAINQAPGANSLAISDQVRAAMKELAEDMPAGVEYKIVYDPTQFVRSSIEAVIHTLLEAIALVVIVVIVFLQTWRASIIPLIAVPVSIVGTFSLLLAFGFSINALSLFGMVLAIGIVVDDAIVVVENVERNIESGLSARDATYKAMQEVSGPIIAIALTLVAVFVPLAFMTGLTGQFYKQFAMTIAISTVISAFNSLTLSPALSAMLLRSHGAKEDFLTRVMNRVLGGFFKGFNKVFHRGSTEYSRGVTGVLRRKGAMLAVYAILLGATVLIGRVVPGGFVPAQDKEYLIAFAQLPNGASLDRTEKVIRDMSAIALKQPGVESAVAFPGLSVNGFTNSSSAGIVFVTLKPFKERGSKKLSAGAIAGALNQQYGAIKDSFVAVFPPPPVLGLGTLGGFKMQLEDHGAVGYAELNKAAEAFVKKAAQTPELGPTFSSYQINVPQLNVDLDRVKAKQLGVPVTDVFNTMQIYLGSLYVNDFNRFGRVYQVRVQADAPFRQRADDILQLKTRNAAGDMVPLSSLVTVTPTYGPEMVVRYNGYTAADINGGPAPGFSSGQAQAAAERVAAETLPHGVKLEWTDLTYQQIIAGNAGLWVFPISVLLVFLVLAALYESLTLPLAVILIVPMSVLSALTGVWLTGGDNNIFTQIGLMVLVGLSAKNAILIVEFARELEHDGRTPLAAAIEASRLRLRPILMTSIAFIMGVVPLVLSSGAGSEMRHAMGIAVFFGMLGVTLFGLMLTPVFYVVLRTLAGGTIHVAQKDAPHLGAAVPDA, via the coding sequence ATGAACATATCCAAATTCTTCATCGATCGACCGATCTTTGCCGGTGTGCTATCGGTATTGATCCTGCTGGGGGGCATCATTTCGCTCTTCAAGCTGCCGATTTCGGAGTACCCGGAAGTCGTGCCGCCTTCGGTGGTAGTGCACGCGCAATATCCGGGCGCCAATCCGAAAGTGATTGCCGAGGCTGTTGCCGCGCCGCTCGAAGAGCAGATCAACGGCGTCGAGAACATGCTGTACATGCAGTCGCAAGCCAATAGCGACGGCAATCTCACGCTGACGGTGACCTTCAAGCTCGGCACCAATCCGGACCTTGCGACGCAACTGGTGCAGAACCGCGTCAACCAGGCGCTGCCGCGTTTGCCGGAAGACGTGCAGCGTCTCGGCATCACGACCATCAAGAGTTCGCCCACGCTGACGATGGTGGTCCACCTGATCTCGCCGAATAACCGCTACGACATGACGTATTTGCGCAACTACGCGCTGCTCAACGTCAAGGACCGGCTGGCCCGGATTCAGGGCGTCGGCGAAGTGCAGTTGTGGGGTTCGGGCGACTATGCAATGCGCGTGTGGCTCGATCCGCAGAAAGTCGCGCAGCGCGGTTTGACCGCGACCGAAGTGGTCAATGCAATCCGTGAGCAGAACATTCAGGTGGCGGCCGGTGTGATCGGCGCATCGCCTTCGGTGCCGGGCACGCAATTGCAGTTGTCGGTGAATGCGCGTGGCCGCTTGAAGACTGAGGGCGAATTCGGCGACATCATCGTCAAAACCACGCCGGACGGCGGCGTGACGTACCTGCGCGATATCGCGCGTGTCGAACTGGCGGCGTCGGAATACGGCCTGCGTTCGCTGCTCGACAACAAGCCTGCGGTGGCGCTTGCTATCAATCAGGCGCCGGGTGCGAACTCGCTTGCGATTTCCGATCAGGTTCGCGCGGCAATGAAAGAGCTGGCGGAAGACATGCCGGCGGGCGTCGAATACAAAATCGTCTATGACCCGACGCAGTTCGTGCGTTCGAGTATCGAGGCGGTGATCCACACGCTGCTCGAAGCGATTGCGCTGGTGGTGATCGTGGTGATCGTGTTCCTTCAGACGTGGCGTGCGTCGATCATTCCGTTGATTGCGGTACCGGTGTCGATTGTCGGTACGTTCTCGTTGCTGCTTGCATTCGGCTTCTCGATCAATGCGTTGTCATTGTTCGGGATGGTGCTCGCCATCGGGATCGTGGTGGACGATGCGATCGTGGTGGTGGAGAACGTCGAACGGAACATCGAAAGCGGGCTCAGTGCGCGCGATGCGACCTATAAGGCGATGCAGGAAGTGAGCGGGCCGATTATCGCCATCGCGCTGACGCTGGTCGCCGTGTTCGTGCCGCTCGCGTTCATGACCGGTTTGACGGGCCAGTTCTACAAGCAGTTTGCGATGACCATCGCGATCTCGACGGTGATCTCGGCGTTCAACTCGCTGACCTTGTCGCCGGCTTTGTCCGCGATGCTGTTGCGCAGCCACGGCGCCAAGGAAGACTTCCTGACGCGTGTGATGAATCGCGTGCTGGGTGGCTTTTTCAAAGGCTTCAACAAGGTGTTCCATCGCGGCTCGACGGAATACAGCCGCGGCGTGACGGGCGTGCTGCGCCGTAAGGGCGCGATGCTCGCGGTCTACGCGATCCTGCTGGGCGCAACGGTGCTGATCGGCCGCGTCGTGCCGGGCGGTTTCGTGCCGGCGCAGGACAAGGAATACCTGATCGCATTCGCGCAATTGCCGAACGGTGCGTCGCTGGATCGCACGGAAAAAGTGATCCGCGATATGAGCGCGATCGCACTGAAGCAGCCGGGCGTGGAAAGCGCGGTGGCATTCCCGGGTTTGTCGGTGAACGGTTTTACCAATAGCTCAAGCGCGGGCATCGTGTTCGTCACGTTGAAACCTTTCAAGGAACGTGGCAGCAAGAAGCTCTCGGCCGGTGCGATTGCCGGTGCGTTGAACCAGCAGTACGGCGCGATCAAGGATTCGTTCGTGGCAGTGTTCCCGCCGCCTCCAGTGCTCGGCCTCGGCACGTTGGGCGGCTTCAAGATGCAGTTGGAGGATCACGGCGCGGTGGGTTACGCGGAACTGAACAAGGCGGCGGAAGCCTTCGTGAAGAAGGCGGCGCAAACGCCTGAACTCGGACCGACCTTCTCCAGCTATCAGATCAACGTGCCGCAGTTGAACGTCGATCTGGATCGCGTGAAGGCCAAGCAACTCGGCGTGCCAGTCACGGACGTGTTCAACACGATGCAGATCTATCTGGGCTCGCTGTATGTGAACGACTTCAACCGCTTTGGCCGCGTGTATCAGGTGCGGGTGCAGGCCGACGCGCCGTTCCGTCAACGCGCTGACGACATCCTGCAACTGAAGACGCGCAATGCCGCTGGCGACATGGTGCCATTGTCCTCGCTGGTGACGGTGACGCCGACGTATGGTCCGGAAATGGTGGTGCGTTACAACGGCTATACGGCTGCCGACATCAACGGGGGCCCCGCACCGGGCTTCTCGTCGGGCCAGGCGCAAGCCGCGGCTGAACGCGTGGCGGCGGAAACCTTGCCGCACGGTGTGAAGCTCGAATGGACCGACCTGACGTATCAGCAGATCATCGCCGGCAATGCGGGTTTGTGGGTGTTCCCGATCAGCGTGCTGCTCGTGTTCCTCGTACTGGCCGCGTTGTATGAAAGCCTGACGCTGCCGCTCGCGGTGATCCTGATCGTGCCGATGAGCGTGTTGTCCGCGCTAACCGGTGTGTGGCTCACGGGGGGCGACAACAACATCTTCACGCAGATCGGCTTGATGGTGCTGGTGGGGCTGTCGGCGAAGAACGCGATTCTGATCGTCGAGTTCGCCCGGGAGTTGGAGCATGACGGGCGTACGCCGCTGGCGGCGGCGATCGAGGCGAGCCGTTTGCGTCTGCGTCCAATTCTGATGACGTCGATCGCTTTCATCATGGGTGTGGTGCCGCTGGTGCTCTCAAGTGGGGCGGGTTCGGAGATGCGTCACGCGATGGGTATCGCGGTGTTCTTCGGCATGCTTGGCGTGACGCTGTTCGGCCTGATGCTGACCCCTGTGTTCTATGTGGTGCTGCGTACGTTGGCGGGCGGGACGATTCACGTCGCGCAGAAAGACGCACCGCACCTTGGTGCGGCAGTGCCGGACGCCTGA
- a CDS encoding purine nucleoside permease, with product MLTRTLGAISAITLAACAAFTSGPASADDNDGGSHGRPVKVMIISMFGPEGQVWLDRLGPWREITVDGLSPDYPTVHCNKQDVCVMTTGMGHSNAAASIMALTFSPRFDLRHTYFMVAGIAGIDPQQGTVGSAAWAKYLVDFGIQWEIDGREIPPGWNTGYLGINTKSPADKPPLDYRTEVFQLNTQLADTAFALSRSVVLSDNAQAQAARAKYSYAPANRPPTVIQCDTLAGDTWWSGTLLGQRARDWTKILTDGNGVYCTTQQEDNATYEALKRAASVHKVDLSRVAVLRAGSDFDRPYDGQTSADNLLNYAAQGGFTIAIENLYRSGNPLVQDIATHWGEWREGVPKR from the coding sequence ATGCTGACTCGCACACTCGGTGCAATCTCCGCAATTACGCTCGCGGCATGCGCCGCCTTCACGTCCGGCCCTGCCAGCGCGGACGACAACGACGGCGGCTCGCATGGGCGGCCGGTCAAGGTGATGATCATTTCGATGTTCGGGCCCGAAGGGCAGGTGTGGCTCGATCGGCTCGGGCCATGGCGCGAGATTACGGTCGACGGCCTGTCGCCCGATTACCCGACGGTTCATTGCAACAAGCAGGACGTGTGTGTCATGACCACGGGCATGGGGCATAGCAACGCTGCGGCGTCGATCATGGCGTTGACCTTCTCGCCGCGTTTCGATTTACGGCATACGTACTTTATGGTGGCGGGGATTGCCGGCATCGACCCGCAGCAGGGCACGGTTGGGTCCGCCGCGTGGGCGAAGTACCTGGTGGACTTCGGGATTCAGTGGGAGATCGATGGGCGCGAGATCCCGCCAGGCTGGAATACCGGCTACCTTGGGATCAATACAAAAAGTCCTGCCGACAAGCCGCCGCTCGACTATCGGACGGAGGTGTTTCAGTTGAATACCCAGCTTGCCGATACGGCGTTTGCTTTGTCGCGTAGCGTTGTGCTGTCTGATAACGCACAGGCTCAGGCTGCGCGGGCCAAGTACTCATATGCGCCTGCGAACCGGCCGCCTACGGTTATTCAATGCGATACGCTGGCTGGGGATACCTGGTGGTCAGGGACGCTGCTTGGGCAGCGGGCTCGGGATTGGACGAAGATTCTGACCGATGGCAATGGGGTTTATTGCACGACGCAGCAGGAGGATAACGCGACGTATGAGGCGCTTAAGCGCGCGGCTTCTGTGCATAAGGTTGATTTGAGCCGTGTTGCGGTGTTGCGGGCCGGGTCTGATTTTGATCGGCCATATGATGGGCAGACTAGTGCGGATAATCTGCTTAACTATGCTGCGCAAGGGGGCTTTACCATTGCTATTGAGAACCTGTACAGGTCGGGGAATCCGCTTGTGCAGGATATTGCTACGCATTGGGGGGAGTGGAGGGAGGGGGTGCCGAAGAGGTAG